The genomic DNA GTATGCTACATTACTGGATGTAGATGCAGTATATGGTGGTGGACGTAGTAATAAAGTTATAGGAGACAAATTTATTGGTGCAAGAATTTGCAGAACTATGACAGAATTTAATGAGTTTGATACAAAGACAGGTAATATACGTATCATCACAAAAGTAGATGCTTTTACATCTTTTGATATTTACGACAACACCATGTACACAGTAATGTTGAAAGATTATGAGTTAGCAGAAATATATAGCATTGATATGACTACAGGTACAATGAAAAAAATGACTGCTTTTTCTGAACCATATTTAGATACTCATAAGGTTTCATTACCTGAAAAATTGACGTTTGTAGCAAAAAATAAAGAAGAAGTTGATGGTTTTGTTATACCGCCTATAGATGCTAAAGAAGGCGAAAAATATCCTGCTGTATTGTTCATTCATGGTGGACCTAAATGGGCATATGGCTATATGTTTACACACTTGAAGCAGTGTGTAACATCAAAGGGAATGTATGTGATTTATTGTAACCCTCATGGTGGTGACGGTTATGGTGAAAAATTCTTAGAAATGGTAGAAAGATGGGGGTATGTTGACTATGAGCATCTTATGGAATTTGTAGATACTTGTATTGAAAAATATCCTGGGATTGATGCAGACCGCTTAGGGGTTGCAGGGGGAAGTTACGGTGGTTATATGACAAACTGGATAATTGGTCATACAGACCGTTTCAAAGCAGCAGTTTCTCAAAGAGGTATTAGTAACTTGATTACAGCTTCTTTAATTATTGACTTTGGGGATAGAATTATGAAGCAGACTTGTGGAGATAAGACGCCTTGGAATCATGAGGAGGTTCTTTGGAATCATTCACCTATTAAATATGTGAAAAATGTTAAGACACCAACATTGTTCTTACATAGTGATAGGGATTATAGATGTTTTATGGGGGATACTTTCCAAATGTTTACAGCATTAAAACAGCTTGGTGTAGATACAGAAATGTATTTGTTCCACGGAGATACACATGGATTGTCTAGAAATGGAAGACCATCTAATAGAATTGCAAGAGCAAATGCTATTGTAGATTGGTTTGAAAGATATTTATAATAAGGGGGTTATTCTATGAGTGATATGTTATTATGGTTTAGTGTCGTATTAGTTTTATTTGCTATTGGGGATTTAATTGCAAGCAAAACAAAAGCAAAAGTATCAGCTGTATTTGTTACACTACTTTTATTTTTGATTCTATTTGTCACAAAAGCAATACCAGCTGATATTATTGAAAAAGCAGGTATGACCGCAGCAGCTAGTTGGAGTGTTCCAATGATTATGTTTAGTATGGGAACAATGTTGAATGTTAAACAATTTATAGACGAATGGAGAACAGTATTGACAGCATGGCTTGGAATTGTAGCAGTTATAGTCTGTGTCTCATTATGTATTCCTTTGTTTGGAAAATCAACAGTATTGACAAGCATACCAGTTATAAATGGAGCTTTACCTGCTACTACTATTATGACACAAGCAGCACTAGAAAAAGGACTGACACTTGCAGCAGCTACAGCAACAGTTGTATTTGCAATTCAGAAGTTTATTGGTACACCAATAGCTTCAAGAGCAGCGTTACAAGAGGCAAACCGTCTTTTAGTAGAATATCATGAAGCAAAATCAAAAGGCATTGATTTAGCAAATGTTGATACTGATAAGAAAGAAGCAGAGAATACAGGCACAAAAGTAAAACAAGCTTTCTGTGAAAAATACGATAAATATTATTCTACAAATGTTTGTATATTTTTTATAGCATTATTCTCTTATCTAGGGTATGAACTTTCAGAGATTATTCATGTAAATTATTCTATTGTATGTCTTGTTGTTGGTGTTATTGTAACACGTATTGGTATTGTACCAAAAGACATTTTGGAAAAAGGAAAAATCAAGGGATTTATCAACATGGTTGTGTTTGCAGCTGTTATTCCTTCTTTAGCAAAAGTTTCTTTGACAGATTTAATTAGTCTTTTTGTACCAATTGTAGGTATGTTTGCAGCTTCTATCATTGGTATATTCCTTATGATGAAGGTGTTACCAGGTTGGAAAATTATCGGTTCTAAACCTCTTGCTTTTGGAGTAGGGTTTTGTCAGATGTTGGGATTCCCAACTACATATTTAATTTCAAATGAAGTGTGTAATGCTGTTGGAGAAACGGAAGAAGAAAGAGCATATTTGATGTCTAAGATTATGCCTAAGCTGGTAGTTGGTGGTATGGCTTGTATGATTTCTATTGTGGTAGCTGGTCTTATGGTACCAATGTTGTAGATAGGTTTCATAGTTAAAAAAGTGGTGTTAATTTATAGGAGAAGCTAAAAAGTAGTATTAATTTATAAATAAAGCTAGAAAGTCAGTATTAATTTATAAACGAATTTTATATTAGTTAATTTATTATAAGAATATTTTCTTTTTAGCATTATAATCTTGATTTTATCAAGAAACAGATTTTTTATTTGCTATTCTAATAGTTACAGTTTATTTTTATTTTCTAAAACAAAACTTTAACTTGATTTATCTATAAATAGGGTATTTAATAATATTTTTGGAAAATCTTTAGAAAGAATTAAAAAGAGGAGAAAAAAGGGAGTGCCACAAAGTGAACTTTTTAGTTCTAAGGCACTCTTTTTTGTACGAAATCGAATATATTTTCAAAGTTTTAAAAGTGAGAAAGAGACTTATCTCTAGTTTGAGATAGCCAATTTTAATTATTAAAATTATTTTTTGTTTTATTTATCAAAGAGTATTCGTGTTTTAGAAGTTAGTATTTTTTATTTTATATATACAAGGTTTTCCGTTTCTAATGTTTTCTTTTTTAAAATAATTAGGGTATTCAATTATGGTAAAAGGTGGATGGTATTTTGCAGTGATATTATTTAAAGCACAGTATTGAATGTTGAAATTCTCACATTTTAGAGTATTATCTTTTTTAATCAAAAAAATCTTCTATACTTATAGCAAGGTTACTTCTGCAAATATTCCATGCATCATAATATCCAAATTTAAATTTTTTTAATATAGAGTTTACCTCTAGTCTACACTCTTGAATAACTCTTTCCTCTATCCAAATTCTTATAAATTCATCCCATTTATTACTATCTATTTATTACTATCTAAATTTTTTAGTATGTTTGTAATTAGAAATGGATTTATTCCTTTATGTTTTTTATAAATAGTTTATAACTTAATTTATCATCAAACAAATCATTCATACAGGATTCCTCTTTTTTTTAGATATTCAATTCTTACTTTTAATAAATATTTAATACATCCTATCTTATGTGGTTTTAAAAAGTGTTTATAGCTATCAAAAATCTCTAATATTTCATTCATATTTATTTTGTCATAGTAATATTTTACATCTTTTATATTGACAAAAAAGT from Clostridioides difficile ATCC 9689 = DSM 1296 includes the following:
- a CDS encoding alpha/beta hydrolase family protein; translation: MEKIKIESSDIFEYIFPHDISCSPDGKHIAYIISNINEEKDCYEHDLYVMDIKTEKQIHMTQTKDVTSFSWISNTELLFTSKRNKPKASTTDFYTISIEGGEAKKAFSIPKACSVPVSLGNKLWLLTTKNPTDSKKSEPDRAVEGVDYWTFTDKPFIRDGENFSQRRRVTLELYQEGENITKAITPKFCEVAGVDVSSDKNRILYTGQIYEDCATPFSGLWEYHIDSGETKELVPQGKYQISLAKYIGKDKVMLQASTLDRSITQNHDIFILDLSTSEINMIASPDGMYATLLDVDAVYGGGRSNKVIGDKFIGARICRTMTEFNEFDTKTGNIRIITKVDAFTSFDIYDNTMYTVMLKDYELAEIYSIDMTTGTMKKMTAFSEPYLDTHKVSLPEKLTFVAKNKEEVDGFVIPPIDAKEGEKYPAVLFIHGGPKWAYGYMFTHLKQCVTSKGMYVIYCNPHGGDGYGEKFLEMVERWGYVDYEHLMEFVDTCIEKYPGIDADRLGVAGGSYGGYMTNWIIGHTDRFKAAVSQRGISNLITASLIIDFGDRIMKQTCGDKTPWNHEEVLWNHSPIKYVKNVKTPTLFLHSDRDYRCFMGDTFQMFTALKQLGVDTEMYLFHGDTHGLSRNGRPSNRIARANAIVDWFERYL